The stretch of DNA TGTGCTGAGCAAGATTCGATCAATAAGAACAAAAAACGTTATCTTTGATGAATTTAACATCAAACAGTCATAAAAATGTTTTTTCGCGATTGACTCTCTAGGGCAAATCGGTAGAATGCCATCCCGTAGTCAAGGGGAAGCGAACTAAGCAAGAACTAGATTACAGATTAAATTGAAACGCGACATTAGCTCAGTTGGTAGAGCGATACCTTGCCAAGGTATAGGTCATCAGTTCGAACCTGATATGTCGCTCCAATTTAACACCGGCGCGATGGCAGAATGGCTATGCTGCGGATTGCAAATCCGCCTATCTCGGTTCGACTCCGGGTCGCGCCTCCAAAGATTAAGAGTTTGATGAGTGGTTAAGCAATTAACTACAGTGTTTCTACCGATAACACGTATCATCAAAATCAACGAGTTTGCCCGAGTGGTGGAATCGGTAGACACAAGGGATTTAAAATCCCTCGCTTAATAGGCGTGCCGGTTCAAGTCCGGCCTCGGGTACCATCATTTAAGCCTCGACATTAGTCGGGGCTTTTTTGTATCTTGAATTTAGCAATCCTAGGTAATGACACTCGTATTTACCGTGTGAATAAACTCGCCCATAACCAAGCTCCGTGCGCTTATAAACGCTGTAGACAGCTGAAGGGATTGGGGAAGGGGAAATAACGCATCTAACAACCATCAGATTACAGCTCGATCCCCATTCATTAGCAATCGTGTTATTTACATAGGCTGATCCACTAGATTCATTGTTAAAGATTGTACGAACAATTGGTATGTTCCTGTTTTAGCCAGCAGTAATAGCCACAAAAAAGCCCTATTTATAGGGCTTGATGGGGCAATATTGATGATGACGCAATTTTAACTAGCTCGTCACTAAATGCATTTTGCTGGTTTAGGCAATCCCGCTATTTTAGTTGCTTGTTTAGCGGGGCCAATCGGGAAAAGTGTATAAAGGTATTTTGAGTTACCTTTATCGGCTCCTAGCTTTTGTCCTATCGCTTTGACTAACACGCGGATCGCAGGGCTTGTTTTAAATTCTAAATAAAAATGGCGGACAAAGTTAATGACTTCCCAATGTGCATCCGTTAACACTATTTGTTCATCTTGAGCAATGATCAACGCAAGCTCTGGACTCCAATCATTGACAACTTTTAAATAGCCTTGGTGATCTGTTTCTATCTGCTGTCCGTTATATTCAATCATCTGTTACCAACTAATCACTTTCTTATGGGTTAACGTCTGTTCTACAAAGTCACTATAGTCAATGTGCTTATAAGCGCTTAAGCGGGCTTGTAAGCCACGCGCAATAACATCGTCAGCGAGCAACATTAACGTGTATGGGCTCAACCGTTGTTGCCATTCTTGAGTTAACAGGCAATTTACCGCGTTTCCTGACAGTAAAATGGTGTCAGAGGGATCTATGTAGCGTAAGCATGTTTTTAACGCTGAGCTTTGCATTGGTGAAGACTGGATATGATGTAAAATCATTAAAATACTAAGACCTCATCAACCTGGCTAAAGTGTGACGCTATCATGCGTGGTTCGCAGACCTCAACCACAAGTTTAAGATCATCTTCCACTAGTGATAACTCTTTCATTGAGTCCTTACACACTAAAATAGTATCAACATCATAAAGAGGTAGGGCGCCAAAAGTCGCAATATAATCCTTAGCACCAATGGTTTCTGGAGATTGATGATTAAGGAGGTTCAACAGGCCTTCATCAGTAAAAACAAGACTGACTTCCTGCTCAAAACTGGCACTCAACAACGCAAGATCGAGAGCTTCTCTACCTTGTGCGCTTCCATGAGGACCTTGACGAAACACAATACACAGTTTTTTCAACGTTAACTCCTAAAAACTAACCAAGCGGTCGGCAGATTCTATTCCAACCACCAGCTCACCTAAACCACCCATCATAAATGGAGGCTCCATATTCCAATGAGATAATTGGTTTTCATTAGCGTCAGTCTGTGACAATACGCCACGCCGCAGTGCCGCTGAGACGCAATTAACCAATGGCACGTTATAGCGTTCACTGAGCGATAACCACGCCTTACCCAAATCAAATTCATCACTTGCAGGGCTGTTCAGATGATTAGTGTTGAGTACACCATCTTGATAGAAGAAAACTTTATCAACGACATGGCCATTTTTTAAGGCTGTTTCGGTAAAACGATAGGCATTATAACTCGATGAACTGCCGTAGGCAGGGGAGTTAACCTGGATAATAAATTTACTCATAATAAAAAAAATGGCCCTTAAGTAGGACCATTTTAACTCAATAAAAATTAATTGGTATTAGTCATCACTTCCGATACCCATTAAATGCAGCAGAGCGACGAAAAGGTTTAAGAAATCTAAATATAGTGAGATAGTTGCACGGATGTAGTTTGTTTCGCCACCATTAATGATTCGACTGGTATCGTAAAGAATAAACCCGGTCATCAATAATGCAATACCCGCGTTAAGGGCCATAAAGACCATACCATTACCCAAGAACATGTTTACCAGCAAGCCGACAACCATGATCACCAAGCCAGCAATTAGAAAGCCGCGCATGAATGAAAAGTCTTTTTTAGTGGTAACCGCGTAACCAGACAAGGCCACAAAGATAACGGACGTTAAGCCTAGCGCTTGCATAATAAGCTGTGGGCCGTTAGCCATGCCAGCGTAATGGTTAAGGATATAACCCAGTGATGCACCCTGCATACCAGTGAACGCAAATACCCAGAAGAGACCAGCGCTAGATTCTGCTTTACGTAATGTCACAAACAGCAGTACCAAACTACCAATTGATAATCCCAAAGACATCATTGGGCTGATCGCGAGTGCCATTGCTAGACCTGCACATACTGCAGAAAAAGCTAACGTCATTGATAGCAGCATGTAGGTATTTTTAAGAAGTTTGTTCACCTCTACAGTCGTACTACTGTAGGCGGTTTGTTGTGTCATATCTTTCATTTCTTTCTCCGAAGACAAATGCTCGAGCTGTATGTTTGAACCTTATTTAATCCGGTAGTTCCCGATAATCTCAATAAGTGTCAAATCTCTCGTTAAGTTACTGAATCATACCCTAGCTTTACGGCCGGATAAAGCTAATGGCCTGTATATCGGTATTATCAATACTGATCCCCACTGATTGAAGATCAAATTTTTAGTCTAACCAATCTTTATGCAGTTTTTCGGTATCGCCCAAGTAATCCAATACCCAAGCCATAGCGGGGGACTTATTGGCATCATTCCACGCTAAACAACAGGGACTTTTCTTTTTTGGACGCTCTAATTGTTTTTCAATTAACGCCCCTGTTTTTATGAAAGGATAGGCAAAATGTGCTGGCATGTAGCCAATACCTAAGCCTTCTCTGAAGCAATTAATGGCGCGGACCCAATCAGGTACCACTAATCGTCGTTGGTTCTCTAATAACCAGGTCATGCGTTTAGGGATCTCTCGAGACGTATCCTCTAAGCAAATCGAAGGGTATTGACGTAGCTCGTCATCAGTAATTGGCCGGTCAATTGTTGCTAATGGGTGATTTTTGCCGACAAGAAAACACCAGTCAATGTCACCCATGTCTTTAAAATGGTAATCTCCCCCCACTGGGATCGCGGTGGTTGCGCCGATGGCAATATCGCTTCGTCCCGTTGCAATCGACTCCCATACCCCATTAAAGACTTCAATTCGAATAATCAATTCAACATTGTCAAATGTGCGATAGAAATCAGCAATCAAATTACTGATTTTATCGGCACGAACGATGTTATCTAACGCGATAGACAAAGTAGGTTGCCACCCATTAGCCACTCTAATAGTGTCAGAGCGCATGGTTTCCATTTCAGTGAGTATAGTGCGTGACTGTTTTACAAAATGCTCACCCGCTGGCGTTAAACTAACACTGCGGTGATGCCTAATAAATAGGATCACCCCGAGTTCTTCTTCAATTTGCTTAACGGCGTAACTCACAGCTGAAGGGACTTTGTGAAGTTTGTTGGCGGCAGCGGTAAAGCTCCCTACGCGCGCAACCATATCAATTAACCGCATAGATTGTTCTGAAATCATGGTTCACATCCTGCTGTGAGTTTTTTTGAAGGCTAATATGAAAAATAAACGTTTCACAGCCATTTAGCAAGTGTTTACACTGCCCGACTTAATTAATCCAAATTCAATTTTTTACTTATGAAATCTCTAATGAACGCTAAATACTATATATTTCTATCCTACCTAGCGCTGTTAAGCATGCTTGGATTCATCGCCACTGATATGTATTTGCCTGCTTTCAAAGCAATTGAAGACACAATGGCAACATCCCCCTCACAAGTGGCAATGTCATTAACATTTTTCTTGGCTGGGTTAGCATTAGGTCAACTAATCTATGGTCCAATAGTAGAACGTTTTGGTAAACGGAACGCGCTTATTTTTGGCTTATCCTTATTTACATTGGCGAGTCTTTCACTTGCGACAAGCGAATCAATGTTGGTGTTTAACCTTTCCCGATTTGCGCAAGCTATCGGTGCCTGTTCTGCCGGTGTTATTTGGCAAGCCATAGTGATTGAAAAATACGATGCTAGCAAAGCACAAAATGTATTCTCAAACATTATGCCTTTAGTCGCGCTTTCACCCGCATTGGCGCCACTTTTGGGTGCCTTTATACTGCAGTATTTTGGTTGGGAAAGTATCTTCATTACATTGAGCTGTTTAGCTGTAGCCATGATTGCGTTAACATTTTTCTTTGTCCCTAGTGAAACTAAGGTCACTGAAAAACAAACGAGTCAGATTAGTTACCTTTCTATTTTAAAAAATACCAAATATTTAGGTAACGTTATTATCTTTGGTGCATGCTCAGGTGCGTTTTTCTCCTACCTTACGGTATGGCCAATGGTAATGGAACAGCATGGATTCGATGCAACAGCAATCGGCCTTAGCTTCATTCCACAAACACTAATGTTTATTTTAGGCGGTTATGCGAGTAAGACACTTATTCGTAAATCTGGTTCTGAGGCTGCGCTTAAAGTACTTCTGAGTATATTTGGTCTCAGTGTATTTGCCATTGTTATCGTCACGATTCTAGTTAAAGGACTTTCTATATTTCCATTGCTTGCAGCATTTTCTGTTTTAGCAGCGTGTAATGGTGCTATCTATCCGATAGTGGTGAATGGTGCGTTACAGGAATTTTCGAAAAATGCCGCTAAAGCAGCAGGACTTCAAAATTTCATACAAATTAGCTTATCATTCGGTGCTTCAAGCTTAGTGGCTATTTGGGCGAGTAAAGGCGAAACCGCAATAGGTTGGGGTATCATGCTCAGTTCATTTATTGTTTTTGTTGGTTTTAAACTGCGTAACTATAAGTCATGGGAAGAGGCTAATAAAAACTTTGTTTTCCCTGACCCGGCTAGAGTTGGCGTAGATAGAGACGAAAAGTAGTCAATTTGCAGTGTAATTGACCAAGTGCGTCAAAATCTACAATAAAGTCTTTACAAGATTAATCGAGCGCTATATTATTCGCGGCGTTCGGAGAGATGGCAGAGTGGTCGAATGCACCGGTCTTGAAAACCGGCATAGGTTTGTAGCCTATCTAGGGTTCAAATCCCTATCTCTCCGCCACATTAGAAAAGCCCGATATCGAAAGATATCGGGCTTTTTGCTTTGTAAAATAGACCCCGTCGAACCTAGGGTTGCTATTGTTTAAGTTCGCTATCTTGGCACAACATTAAGACGTAGCCTGTTATTTTGTAATGGCCTTTGCTTTGAATAGAGCAACAAAAAAGCCAGTTACATTAGCAACTGGCTTGATTGAGATAGGTGACAACCTAATTGATACGACTAACGTTGATCTTACTGGGTACTATTTTAAAGCACAGGTTCTAAAAACTCCTGATTTTCAATTGGTTCTTCCGCTCTTGATTTACTGCCAATCAATCGCTTTATGTCTTCGATAGTCACGTAAAGACAAGGAATAAGCACCAAAGTAACCACTGTGGCAAACAACACACCAAAAGCGAGTGATACAGCCATTGGAATGACCATCTGCGCCTGCATGCTGGTCTCAGCCATAATAGGTACTAGGCCGATAAATGTTGTTAGTGATGTCAACATAATCGCTCTAAAGCGTCGACAACCCGCCTCTAGTACCGATTTTTTCATCGGGATCCCAGACTCTCTAGACTTGTTGATGTAATCGACCATCACCAAGGAGTCGTTCACCACGACACCTGCGGCGGCGATAATACCAAATACCGAAAGAGCACTCAGATCTAAACCTAACAGCATGTGTCCCAGTACAGAGCCAATTACCCCAAATGGAATAACAGCCATTATCATTATCGGTTGTGCGTATGATTTTAGCGGCACGGCAAGCAAGCTGTAGATCACTAGCATCGAGATGAGGAAATCTCTTAACTGGGTATCGGCACTATCAAGTTGCTCTTGGATATTGCCAGACACTTCACTTTTAACCCTTGGGTACTTAGTCAATAATTCAGGTAAGAAGTTATCTCTAACATCTTTGGCTAACTTAAACGGTTCAGCCTGGTCTGCATCAACAGAACCCCAAACGTTGATGGTACGATTACCATTTTCACGTCGAATGCTGTTAACACCGTCGGTGACAACAATCAAAGCCACTTCAGACAAAGGAATTTCAGCACCCTGTGGTGTTTTGATATTGACATCAGACACCTGAGCAATTGAGTTTCGCTGCTCTTCAGGATAGCGAAGCATCACTTTTATCTCTTCACCATTACGTAAAATCCTTTGGGCTTCTAGACCATAAAAGCTATTACCTACTTGGCCTGCTATATCTGCCAATGTTAAACCTAAGCTATGTGCCAGCGGCTTAAGTTCGAACTGGATCTCTTTCGCACTCGATTGACGGCTATCATTGACATCGCCTACACCTTTTAAGGTGTTAAGCTTTGCTTTTAGCTCTTTAGCCGCAGCAACTAATTGTGCGTCGTCTTTACCCTCGAGCCTGAAGCTAATATCACCATCATCGCGTCCACCACCAAAGAGGTTATCTTGAATGGTGAATGATTTCATACCTGGGATCTTTGGCATGTTTTGACGCCAAAGTTCGGCAACGGCAAAGGTATCCATAGGGCGAAGTTCAGGGTCAACCAACTTAGTCATTACCTGCGCTGAAGTTCGACCTCGCAACTCAACCTGCATGTCGGAGATCATTTTCTGGCCGTATTGTGCTTCAAGATCAACATCAACCTCACGTAGCGCACGTTCAATCTGCAGTGCCGCGGTTAACGTCGATTTTTCTGAAGCATCAATATTCATCTCGAAGGTAATGCGTGGAAAGTCATGAGGGATTTTCGGCTGACCAATAAATCTGACCAAACCGCCTGCATATAACCCAGCACAGATTAAAATCATACTGATAAATATCATAATCACCGTGTAGCGATATTTAACGGCAAGTTCTAGAGAGGGACGGTAATACTGGCTGATCAGTATTTTCAGGCCGGTATCGACCTTTTTCTGCAGGTAATTCACAATATTACGCAGCCAATCTAATGGATTTTTAGAACCAGGTTGCACTACTTTCGGTTGCTTCATGCGTGCCAAATGGGCTGGCAGGATGAGTTTAGATTCAACTAACGAGAATATTAAGCAAAGAATAACCACAAAACCAATCGCCTTACCAAAGGCAGAGGAGGGGCCATCATCCAGTGTTATCGGTAAAAACGCCGCTATCGTAGTCAAGACTCCGAAGGTCGCAGGCATTGCAACCCTCTTGACACCCCGGATGACATTGTCGATATGCTGGCCTTTCTCTTCGCATTCAGCATGGGCACTTTCGCCCATCACAATGGCATCGTCGACCACAATACCGAGCACTAAGATGAAAGCAAACAAGCTAATGACGTTAATGGTGACATCGATCATTGCTGTTGGCATGAAGAGCAACGTGCCGAGGAAGCAAACAGGTAAGCCCATCATCACCCAAAATGCCAGTCTTACCCGTAAGAACAAAGCCAGTAGGATAAAGACTAAAATAGCGCCACTTTTCATGCTGTCTAACATCAAGTTAAGACGGCCTTCTAAGTAGTAGGTCATATCAACCCAAGGTTCTAGCGTAACGCCATTAGGCAGCTCTTTTTGCTTATCCGCTATATAGCCTTTTACCACATCAGCAACGTCGGTTAGGCTTTGGTCATTGGCGGCGCCAATAAAGAAGGTGACCGAGTTTTTACCATTGAACTTTGAATATTGAATGCCTTCTTCAAAGCCATCAATGACAGTAGCGACATCACCAAGCAGCAGGGTAGTTCCATCTTGCAAAGTGAGCAGCGGTAAGCTTTCAAACTCATAGCCGACGTAAGCTTGGTTTTGCACTCGCAGATTGATATAACCGTTTTCAGCGCGTATTTGCCCTGCTGACATGTTGCGCGAGTAACCGCGTACTGCAGCAGCGACATCGTTAAAACTTAAGCCAAACTCCCTTAAGCGATCTTTACTGACCTCAATGGCAATTTCATAGCCTAAGCCACCATAAAAATCGGTGATATTAACTAAAGGCAGTTGCAGTAATTCATCGTGTATTTTCTCACCAAGATCTTTAAGCTGACGTTGGTTTAAATCACCATAGAGGCTCATGTACATCACTTCTTGGCGAAGTTTAATACGCTCTACTTTAGGACGTTCCATATCATCGGGGAAGCTCGAGATAGA from Shewanella sp. Choline-02u-19 encodes:
- a CDS encoding TusE/DsrC/DsvC family sulfur relay protein; translation: MIEYNGQQIETDHQGYLKVVNDWSPELALIIAQDEQIVLTDAHWEVINFVRHFYLEFKTSPAIRVLVKAIGQKLGADKGNSKYLYTLFPIGPAKQATKIAGLPKPAKCI
- the tusB gene encoding sulfurtransferase complex subunit TusB, yielding MILHHIQSSPMQSSALKTCLRYIDPSDTILLSGNAVNCLLTQEWQQRLSPYTLMLLADDVIARGLQARLSAYKHIDYSDFVEQTLTHKKVISW
- the tusC gene encoding sulfurtransferase complex subunit TusC, whose protein sequence is MKKLCIVFRQGPHGSAQGREALDLALLSASFEQEVSLVFTDEGLLNLLNHQSPETIGAKDYIATFGALPLYDVDTILVCKDSMKELSLVEDDLKLVVEVCEPRMIASHFSQVDEVLVF
- the tusD gene encoding sulfurtransferase complex subunit TusD translates to MSKFIIQVNSPAYGSSSSYNAYRFTETALKNGHVVDKVFFYQDGVLNTNHLNSPASDEFDLGKAWLSLSERYNVPLVNCVSAALRRGVLSQTDANENQLSHWNMEPPFMMGGLGELVVGIESADRLVSF
- a CDS encoding Bax inhibitor-1/YccA family protein — protein: MTQQTAYSSTTVEVNKLLKNTYMLLSMTLAFSAVCAGLAMALAISPMMSLGLSIGSLVLLFVTLRKAESSAGLFWVFAFTGMQGASLGYILNHYAGMANGPQLIMQALGLTSVIFVALSGYAVTTKKDFSFMRGFLIAGLVIMVVGLLVNMFLGNGMVFMALNAGIALLMTGFILYDTSRIINGGETNYIRATISLYLDFLNLFVALLHLMGIGSDD
- the punR gene encoding DNA-binding transcriptional activator PunR, whose protein sequence is MISEQSMRLIDMVARVGSFTAAANKLHKVPSAVSYAVKQIEEELGVILFIRHHRSVSLTPAGEHFVKQSRTILTEMETMRSDTIRVANGWQPTLSIALDNIVRADKISNLIADFYRTFDNVELIIRIEVFNGVWESIATGRSDIAIGATTAIPVGGDYHFKDMGDIDWCFLVGKNHPLATIDRPITDDELRQYPSICLEDTSREIPKRMTWLLENQRRLVVPDWVRAINCFREGLGIGYMPAHFAYPFIKTGALIEKQLERPKKKSPCCLAWNDANKSPAMAWVLDYLGDTEKLHKDWLD
- the punC gene encoding purine nucleoside transporter PunC, with protein sequence MKSLMNAKYYIFLSYLALLSMLGFIATDMYLPAFKAIEDTMATSPSQVAMSLTFFLAGLALGQLIYGPIVERFGKRNALIFGLSLFTLASLSLATSESMLVFNLSRFAQAIGACSAGVIWQAIVIEKYDASKAQNVFSNIMPLVALSPALAPLLGAFILQYFGWESIFITLSCLAVAMIALTFFFVPSETKVTEKQTSQISYLSILKNTKYLGNVIIFGACSGAFFSYLTVWPMVMEQHGFDATAIGLSFIPQTLMFILGGYASKTLIRKSGSEAALKVLLSIFGLSVFAIVIVTILVKGLSIFPLLAAFSVLAACNGAIYPIVVNGALQEFSKNAAKAAGLQNFIQISLSFGASSLVAIWASKGETAIGWGIMLSSFIVFVGFKLRNYKSWEEANKNFVFPDPARVGVDRDEK
- a CDS encoding efflux RND transporter permease subunit; the protein is MIDTHKGVIAWFARNSVAANLLMIIIIVGGLLTANTIRKQFFPAVEINWLEFNAVYPGAAPQEVEEGITIKIEEALESVQGLKRVITYSNRNVSSGYFRVEDSYDPQVVLEEVKSEIDSISSFPDDMERPKVERIKLRQEVMYMSLYGDLNQRQLKDLGEKIHDELLQLPLVNITDFYGGLGYEIAIEVSKDRLREFGLSFNDVAAAVRGYSRNMSAGQIRAENGYINLRVQNQAYVGYEFESLPLLTLQDGTTLLLGDVATVIDGFEEGIQYSKFNGKNSVTFFIGAANDQSLTDVADVVKGYIADKQKELPNGVTLEPWVDMTYYLEGRLNLMLDSMKSGAILVFILLALFLRVRLAFWVMMGLPVCFLGTLLFMPTAMIDVTINVISLFAFILVLGIVVDDAIVMGESAHAECEEKGQHIDNVIRGVKRVAMPATFGVLTTIAAFLPITLDDGPSSAFGKAIGFVVILCLIFSLVESKLILPAHLARMKQPKVVQPGSKNPLDWLRNIVNYLQKKVDTGLKILISQYYRPSLELAVKYRYTVIMIFISMILICAGLYAGGLVRFIGQPKIPHDFPRITFEMNIDASEKSTLTAALQIERALREVDVDLEAQYGQKMISDMQVELRGRTSAQVMTKLVDPELRPMDTFAVAELWRQNMPKIPGMKSFTIQDNLFGGGRDDGDISFRLEGKDDAQLVAAAKELKAKLNTLKGVGDVNDSRQSSAKEIQFELKPLAHSLGLTLADIAGQVGNSFYGLEAQRILRNGEEIKVMLRYPEEQRNSIAQVSDVNIKTPQGAEIPLSEVALIVVTDGVNSIRRENGNRTINVWGSVDADQAEPFKLAKDVRDNFLPELLTKYPRVKSEVSGNIQEQLDSADTQLRDFLISMLVIYSLLAVPLKSYAQPIMIMAVIPFGVIGSVLGHMLLGLDLSALSVFGIIAAAGVVVNDSLVMVDYINKSRESGIPMKKSVLEAGCRRFRAIMLTSLTTFIGLVPIMAETSMQAQMVIPMAVSLAFGVLFATVVTLVLIPCLYVTIEDIKRLIGSKSRAEEPIENQEFLEPVL